In Candidatus Thermoplasmatota archaeon, a genomic segment contains:
- a CDS encoding 50S ribosomal protein L12, whose product MEYVYSALLLHSAGKKVDEAGVTAVLKAAGVEANEARVKALVAALDGVNIDEAIK is encoded by the coding sequence ATGGAATACGTGTACAGCGCCCTGCTCCTGCACTCGGCTGGCAAGAAGGTCGACGAGGCCGGCGTCACCGCGGTCCTCAAGGCCGCCGGCGTCGAGGCGAACGAGGCCCGCGTGAAGGCCCTCGTCGCCGCCCTCGACGGCGTGAACATCGACGAGGCCATCAAG